The DNA sequence TCTCCGCCTATACAAACCTGATACTCCGAAAATTCCGATCTTAACCACAGAGGATGCACCTCTTTGTTTTGTGCCTTTCTTGGCCGATCGACACATCACTATTTTATTGCCTGGCGTCTCATTTTTCAAAGTTCAGATATTTCCCTTACAGAAATGCTCCTAAATTATTATTATTTCTCTGGTGTTAGATATTTCCTTAAAATGAGAAGTTCACTTTGACGGCTCACCATGAACCCTTCCATGGTTCATAGAAAGTACAGACCTTCCCCTTGGCGGGGAAGGTCATTTTTTAGTCGTTCAGCTTGAATCCAGCTGCTGAATATAGTACAAATTACTGCTCTTGCCACCGTTTTCCCGCCACCGCTGCTCCTTGCGCAGACGGCCACTTTGCTCAAGGTCGGCTATGGCGCGCTTGACAGTACTGCGAGACAGCTTCAGCTCTCTGGCGATGGTACCAATCGCAGGGTAGCATTTGCCGTCCTTGTCGGCACGGTCATGCAGGTACATATAGACAGCCCTCGCCCGATGCGGCAGTTCCGAGGTATAAACAGATGTAAAGTAACCCACAGCTTCATCTCCTTTCAGGTTCCTGCTTTTGCACAAACTGTTCAAAGGTTATACCCTGAACAGGCGTATGCACCGGGCCGCCCGACGCAGCTGCTTCTGTTTCAGCTTCCTCCGGCACCTCCACACAGGCGGAATGGCGCAGGATGATTTCTTCCTCCACCTTGTGCCTGTCGGCATACTCTACCTGTCTGGCCGATTGTTCGGCGATCTCATACGGCTTGCCGAAGGTAATACCCCATTCCTTGAACAGCTTCAGCCGGGTGCGAATCGGATAGGCGCCGGTCTTGGTGACGATAAACCGGCCTTTGGGCATGGACTTAAGCTCATCGGGTGTCATCAGCGGACGTTCGATCATCTGCAGACTCTGGGACGGATCGTTTTTACCCCGGCTGACCGAGCCGCTCATGACCGTCTTGCTTCCCATGGCTTTCGACAAAATCTGCGCCGACTCGCTGTTAGGAGCAAAGCCGCCGAACACCGTGTCCTGGCAGTTGTCGATGATGATGGCCGAACCCTCTCTGCCATAGTTTTTCTCCAACTGAGCGAAGGATTGTATGATCGCTACTATTGACACCCGCCTCGAACGACTGGCGCTGAACATCATCTCAGCAGACTCAATTTTGGGTATGGTCCCGATCTCGTCGAGGAACATCATCACCCGGTTGGGGAGCTTGCCGCCATGCTCGTCGGCCACCGACAGGATCTCGCGGTAGAGCTGCTGGACGATCAGGCTGATGATGAAATATTTTGTGTTATCTTCCTCCGGCATGACAAGGAAGATGGCGCTTTTTTTGGTGCAGAACCTCTCCGCGTCGATTGCCGTGTCAAAGCACAGGATCTGCTCCAGCTCGGAATCCAGAAAGGCATTGAGCCGGGAGAGCGCGGTTGAGAGGACGCTCTGCATGGCCTGCTCCGCCGAGTTGAGCGCCGCACCCGCAAACCACTTGGTCTTATGCTCGTCCGGCAGGTGGGCAAGGAGCAGTTGGAACAAAGTCCTGCCCTTGACGCCGCTGGGCACCAGCAGATCCTGTATGAGTTTGAACACCGATACGATGTGCCTCTGCTTCGGCTCACAGTATTCGGCGATAAGCAGTATTACGGAGGTCAGCAGACCTTCCGCCGCGTCGTAGAAGAAGGCATTTTGTCCGGCCATCGCCGTATCGAAGCCTCCGGAGGAGATGATGGTCTTGGCGGTGATCTTGGCATATTTCTCCGCTCTGGCCTTGTATGCCAGGTTCTGAGGGTTTTTCAGATAGGCGTCCATATACCTGTTGACCAGATGGAGCAGATTGTTGCCGTCCGAGCGGGTGGGGTTTCTCAGGTCGATGACCGCCACCTCATAGCCGTAGCAGTCCTTGGCGATCCCGGCGTAGTTGCGGTAGAGGTCGCCCTTGGTGTCGGTGCAGAGCCAGCTCATGCCGCAGGCACAGGCGTATTCCAGATTCGGATAGAGGAAGTTTGCGGTCTTGCCGACGCCGGCCGCGCCGATCATCAGGCAGTGGATATCGTCATCGTCTACCAGCGCATACCCGTGTGGAGCGGTATCGTCAAACAAAGGCGCTTTCCTCCAGCCGACGATAAGGCCCTGCTCTTTCGGGAGGCTTTCGCCCTTCCGCCATTTTTCAGGCTCATAGGGAACCTCGGTATATGTCTTTTTGATCTCCCGCTTGGTTGCCCAGCGCGCTGTGCCGTGCTGACCGTCGCCGACCGTTTTGGACTTGATGCCGTTCAGGGTATAGTAATGCGCTATGAGCGATAACAGCCCGATCACGCCGAACATGGTCAGTCCGGCTGCGGTCAGGATTACGATTTGGGATGTCTGCAATGCGACCCCTCCTTTACATGGTCATAGAAAAATTTACTGCCTGCTCCTGCGACGGGAGCATCGACGGAAGCTCTTGCTCAGCAAACATAATAGTTTTGACGCTGTCCAGCGCAAGGCGCTGATAGGAGGACAGGAGCTTTTCCTTATCCGCCAGTGTCCGGATGCCCGGGGCCTGAAGCTGGC is a window from the Dehalobacter sp. DCA genome containing:
- a CDS encoding helix-turn-helix domain-containing protein, with translation MGYFTSVYTSELPHRARAVYMYLHDRADKDGKCYPAIGTIARELKLSRSTVKRAIADLEQSGRLRKEQRWRENGGKSSNLYYIQQLDSS
- a CDS encoding type IV secretory system conjugative DNA transfer family protein, translated to MQTSQIVILTAAGLTMFGVIGLLSLIAHYYTLNGIKSKTVGDGQHGTARWATKREIKKTYTEVPYEPEKWRKGESLPKEQGLIVGWRKAPLFDDTAPHGYALVDDDDIHCLMIGAAGVGKTANFLYPNLEYACACGMSWLCTDTKGDLYRNYAGIAKDCYGYEVAVIDLRNPTRSDGNNLLHLVNRYMDAYLKNPQNLAYKARAEKYAKITAKTIISSGGFDTAMAGQNAFFYDAAEGLLTSVILLIAEYCEPKQRHIVSVFKLIQDLLVPSGVKGRTLFQLLLAHLPDEHKTKWFAGAALNSAEQAMQSVLSTALSRLNAFLDSELEQILCFDTAIDAERFCTKKSAIFLVMPEEDNTKYFIISLIVQQLYREILSVADEHGGKLPNRVMMFLDEIGTIPKIESAEMMFSASRSRRVSIVAIIQSFAQLEKNYGREGSAIIIDNCQDTVFGGFAPNSESAQILSKAMGSKTVMSGSVSRGKNDPSQSLQMIERPLMTPDELKSMPKGRFIVTKTGAYPIRTRLKLFKEWGITFGKPYEIAEQSARQVEYADRHKVEEEIILRHSACVEVPEEAETEAAASGGPVHTPVQGITFEQFVQKQEPERR